From one Colletotrichum destructivum chromosome 3, complete sequence genomic stretch:
- a CDS encoding Putative sec1-like protein, which produces MGVSTLQEQHDVIIDTIKNITRGDWKVLVLDEGSKKILDNVVKEDDILNHNIANIERIEQKRDMNPEMDAIYILSPQENIVEILVNDFERRRYKQAYLVWTGVLDPRVRRMIDGNPATKSRIAGFETLSIDFFPRESHLVTFRDPWSFPILYHPACNNLVARHMKILAQKITGVCVTLGEYPKVRYYRPKNPLHEAAVLSSHLARFVQEELDEYAQWNPNFPPQSTRPAGTLIITDRSMDILAPLVHEFTYQAMAHDLLPIQDGDKVTYHMVTNGGTPEEEEKDMELSDKDPVWVDNRHRHMKDTIEKLMSDFRKFLADNPHFVNENQDTTSLNAIRDMLAGLPQFQEMKEAYSLHLNMAQEAMNIFEKHKLPDIASIEQTLATGLDEDFKKPKNILDQVVRLLDDDAVSPSDRLRLIILYVLYRDGVIMEDINRLLAHSGLPQMDGEVAANLEMLGGRPVRNGLKDVRPPQPPLFQKNTKSAEVSEEYSLSRFETAMQTMLDELSRGTLDQATFPYVKPPADPNEDLLASQQGSLRAGRPNWAAAGRRPPENRQRYIVFMAGGATYSESRACYEVSSRQGKDIFLVTSHMLTPQLYVRQVGDLGKDKRTLDIPMERPTPRAPAWVYEKPAPPPNPMAQRPAPGIAPPGQPVGGPGRRAPAPGGLPSRPVAPPTAQMGSMSLNTPSPIPNGGGASPAPSDGGKPHKLEKDKKKRNFLGMKKSHKDKDKH; this is translated from the exons ATGGGTGTCTCCACGCTCCAGGAGCAGCATGACG TCATTATCGACACCATCAAGAACATTACCCGCGGCGAC TGGAAGGTCCTGGTTCTAGACGAGGGCTCCAAAAAGATCTTGGACAATGTCGTCAAAGAAGATGACATCCTCAATCACAACATCGCCA ACATCGAGCGCATCGAGCAGAAGCGAGACATGAACCCCGAAATGGATGCCATCTACATCCTGTCACCGCAAGAGAACATTGTCGAAATCCTTGTCAACGACTTCGAGCGCCGCAGATATAAGCAAGCCTACCTCGTATGGACTGGCGTTTTGGACCCTAGAGTTCGCCGCATGATTGACGGCAATCCGGCGACAAAGTCACGCATCGCGGGCTTCGAGACTCTGTCCATTGACTTCTTCCCTCGCGAGTCGCACCTGGTCACCTTTAGAGACCCCTGGAGCTTCCCAATCCTGTACCACCCGGCTTGTAACAACTTAGTCGCTCGTCACATGAAGATTCTGGCCCAAAAG ATCACTGGCGTCTGCGTTACACTGGGTGAATATCCCAAAGTACGCTACTACAGACCGAAGAACCCCCTTCACGAAGCCGCCGTACTCAGCTCTCACCTCGCCCGTTTTGTACAGGAAGAATTGGACGAATACGCGCAGTGGAACCCCAACTTCCCACCAcagtcgacgaggccggcagGAACACTTATTATCACGGACAGATCTATGGATATCCTGGCGCCCTTGGTACACGAGTTTACCTATCAGGCCATGGCTCACGACCTTCTCCCGATACAAGACGGCGACAAGGTGACATACCACATGGTCACCAACGGTGGCACTccggaggaagaggagaaagacaTGGAGCTGTCGGACAAGGATCCCGTCTGGGTAGACAACCGCCACCGGCACATGAAGGATACCATTGAAAAGCTCATGTCGGACTTTCGGAAGTTCTTGGCCGACAATCCGCATTTCGTCAATGAGAATCAAGACACGACAAGTTTGAACGCCATCAGGGACATGTTGGCCGGGTTGCCGCAGTTCCAGGAAATGAAGGAGGCATACTCGCTTCATTTGAACATGGCACAGGAGGCCATGAACATATTTGAGAAGCACAAGCTACCGGACATCGCTTCTATCGAGCAAACGCTAGCAACAGGACTGGACGAGGACttcaagaagcccaagaatATTCTCGATCAGGTTGTGCGTCTATTGGATGACGACGCTGTTTCTCCCTCTGACCGACTACGATTGATCATTCTCTACGTACTCTACCGAGACGGCGTCATTATGGAAGACATCAACCGGCTGCTGGCGCATTCCGGCCTGCCACAAATGGATGGGGAAGTTGCTGCCAATCTCGAGATGTTGGGCGGACGCCCGGTTCGCAACGGCCTGAAAGACGTGCGGCCGCCCCAGCCGCCCCTATTCCAAAAGAACACCAAATCTGCCGAAGTCAGTGAGGAATACTCGCTATCCCGCTTCGAGACAGCAATGCAGACAATGCTCGACGAGCTTAGTCGAGGCACTCTGGACCAGGCGACGTTTCCCTATGTGAAGCCGCCAGCGGACCCCAATGAGGACCTCTTGGCATCTCAGCAAGGCTCACTGCGCGCGGGCAGGCCGAActgggcggcagcaggtcgacggccgccagaAAACCGACAGCGTTATATCGTATTCATGGCCGGCGGTGCAACGTACAGTGAGAGCCGAGCATGTTACGAGGTTTCGTCCCGTCAAGGCAAAGATATCTTCCTGGTGACCAGCCATATGCTTACGCCGCAGCTCTACGTCCGTCAagtcggcgacctgggcaaGGACAAGCGCACACTGGATATCCCCATGGAGCGACCAACGCCCCGAGCTCCGGCGTGGGTCTACGAGAAacccgcccctcctcccaaccCCATGGCACAACGGCCTGCACCCGGCATAGCACCGCCAGGCCAGCCGGTGGGAGGCCCTGGCCGCAGAgcaccggcgccgggtgGACTTCCAAGCCGGCCTGTGGCCCCGCCTACGGCCCAGATGGGCAGCATGAGCCTCAACACTCCATCACCTATAccgaacggcggcggcgcctcgcCTGCGCCGTCAGACGGCGGAAAGCCGCACAAGCTCGAAaaggataagaagaagcGTAATTTCCTAGGCATGAAGAAGAGCCACAAAGACAAGGACAAGCACTGA
- a CDS encoding Putative nucleolar pre-ribosomal-associated protein translates to MPKRPPRGLEGADASRKRQKVVHEVPTFEEVNHSRHLQQLLTFDQDQKRSRHGIQSLKVFLDGFNLGDADSNKDRFTTLREYLDAARPRDTSGDAVHLGDIMETWSYSAQINNEAMMSAVPAVLALLLQVASQSLELLPHALDVARTLLQERQLKLIARCLSAPKGSGYIISPTLRLVREIVTLDGGVLAKRVFRARDHTFASFARNLEIRHLGGADGERGGIEDPSKPSVRTNAIKLFLTCLKFLPVEAKKEMLMLKEVFSHLTFLLKDDPPFLILEMLAALKKHVLLDDKLPREVKFRAFNTKTLDRLAGLYAYRHDVDGDDTPSVRDVAHEFLLYTCTTPGAGVLYSGTGLYPKELEDEAAQDVKSLDDYGLERVAWMDKYKDDVAVANFVLSEFIQKLRPWSSLKHSELIVAIFQAAPELVASYFLSNKSFTFEPKLSMTWIGYAAFLFNTVNLPLPPHYGATAGYRRVPPPTSILLDNILPLPLKQRDLVRCLSSKSTLVSFFAIRILVLALQKLDAALKMHREAAESSKSTWEMAARKLVDEFCQKIPDMKEVTKCYKAMAEENVLQREAASRLLLLYYEVIPQVALRANFDVSPFLVNSLTRLDSRAEEPQNQALALMELENLIAIAGFSPGMRWFAKTEGLAASPFVALLKFYVENAQGRSKLKEVLESVAVQHQLVLQQTGLAPLLRAARELKKGGKTRNPDLIWEYLDNCAGRCAASPLKYVDLMQESVTDGQENISASLILATMAEQLSFVADKATNKKDLELLSKFLTVLLSCVQTKGETPALISAFAQKMTGVLAGHASAVVPEADKSLLEGDSEEKAASNDKGVESQRQKPDTVNDEFDDSSLEAILDVPFGPDEDNSALLKWNSKSVEDLVDEGYAAALIRLLWSEHGSIRQEALTNIMKMAAKFKESTYEEKDQIWLLLSELAESSRVLVTRGPVASPLVSFAISALEVLKNPLHCLYPKVNSFLTRGPVWQHDKVPLAHDILHGAPSDDDRYYTEVSWLLAYLLDGLRTPADLAVYHQKKWFEKVFALAGNPYMRANLRTRILRVLWRATFIEGGSTTLATRFGIVSWLEAQEARCDGAPVEDKAERVVADGRETRRLYRALRRRVWETCDQERVGEWSRKGIPSALEA, encoded by the exons ATGCCCAAACGTCCTCCGCGTGGACTCGAAGGCGCAGATGCCTCGCGCAAGAGGCAGAAGGTCGTGCACGAAGTTCCCACTTTCGAAGAAGTCAACCATTCGCGACACCTTCAACAGCTCTTGACCTTTGACCAGGATCAGAAGCGATCGCGGCATG GTATCCAATCCCTCAAAGTCTTTCTCGACGGCTTCAACTTGGGCGATGCCGACAGCAATAAGGATCGGTTCACCACCCTCCGGGAgtacctcgacgccgcccggCCACGCGACACGAgcggcgatgccgtccatctcggcgACATCATGGAGACGTGGTCGTACAGCGCGCAGATCAACAACGAGGCCATGATGTCGGCCGTCCCCGCTGTGCtagccctgctgctgcaggtcgCCTCGCAGTCtctcgagctgctgccgcatgcgctcgacgtcgcccgaACGTTGCTGCAGGAACGCCAGCTCAAGCTCATTGCGCGGTGTCTGTCGGCGCCCAAGGGCAGCGGTTATATCatctcgccgacgctgcGACTGGTGCGCGAGATCGTGAcgctcgatggcggcgtcctGGCGAAGAGGGTGTTCCGTGCGCGGGACCACACGTTTGCAAGCTTTGCGAGAAACCTGGAGATCCGGCACCTCGGGggggccgacggcgagaggGGGGGCATCGAGGACccgtcgaagccgtcggTACGGACGAACGCCATCAAGTTGTTCCTGACCTGTCTCAAATTCCTGCCAGTTgaggcgaagaaggagatgTTAATGCTCAAAGAGGTGTTTTCTCACCTGACCTTCTTGTTGAAGGATGACCCGCCGTTCCTGATCCTCGAGATGTTGGCCGCGCTGAAGAAGCATGTGCTCCTGGACGACAAGCTGCCACGCGAGGTCAAGTTTCGTGCGTTCAATACGAAGACTTTGGACCGGTTGGCTGGGCTGTATGCATACAGACACGACGTTGATGGGGATGACACGCCCTCAGTCAGAGATGTTGCCCACGAATTTCTGCTTTACACCTGCACAAcccccggcgccggtgtGCTCTATTCGGGAACCGGACTCTACCcgaaggagctcgaggacgaggcggcgcaggaTGTCAAAAGCCTGGATGACTACGGCCTGGAGCGTGTTGCGTGGATGGACAAGTACaaggacgatgtcgccgtcgccaactTTGTGCTCTCCGAGTTCATTCAGAAGCTACGCCCGTGGTCGAGTCTGAAGCACAGCGAGCTTATTGTCGCCATCTTTCAGGCGGCGCCAGAACTGGTTGCCAGCTACTTTTTGAGCAATAAGTCCTTCACGTTTGAGCCCAAGCTGTCCATGACGTGGATCGGATACGCCGCCTTCCTGTTCAACACCGTCAAtttgccgctgccgccgcatTATGGGGCTACGGCGGGATACCGTCGCGTCCCTCCGCCGACTTCGATCCTCCTTGATAACATCCTGCCGCTCCCGCTGAAGCAGCGGGACCTCGTCCGTTGTCTCTCAAGCAAATCAACCctcgtctccttcttcgccatccGCATACTCGTCCTGGCCCTTCAGAAACTCGACGCCGCTCTCAAGATGCACCGCGAAGCGGCGGAGTCTTCCAAGTCAACCTGGGAGATGGCGGCACggaagctcgtcgacgagttCTGCCAGAAGATCCCCGACATGAAGGAGGTGACCAAGTGCTATAAGGCCATGGCGGAGGAGAACGTCCTGCAGCGGGAGGCCGCCAGCaggttgttgctgctgtaCTACGAGGTCATTCCGCAGGTCGCTCTGCGCGCCAACTTCGACGTCTCGCCGTTCCTGGTCAACTCGCTCACCCGCCTCGATAGCAGGGCTGAGGAGCCGCAGAACCAGGCCCTGGCCCTGATGGAGCTGGAAAACCTGATCGCCATCGCGGGCTTCTCGCCGGGCATGAGGTGGTTCGCCAAGACGGAGGGGCTTGCGGCGTCGCCGTTTGTCGCGCTGCTCAAGTTCTATGTAGAGAACGCCCAGGGGCGGTCGAAGCTCAAAGAGGTTCTCGAGTCCGTGGCTGTGCAGCACCAGCTCGTGCTGCAGCAGACCGGTCTCGCCCCGCTACTCCGTGCGGCCCGGGAGCTAAAAAAGGGCGGCAAGACGCGGAACCCGGACCTCATCTGGGAGTATCTCGACAATTGCGCCGGAAGAtgcgccgcctcgcccctCAAGTATGTCGACTTGATGCAAGAGAGCGTCACCGATGGCCAGGAAAATATTTCAGCTAGCTTGATACTGGCCACAATGGCCGAACAGCTTTCATttgtcgccgacaaggcAACGAACAAGAAGGACCTGGAGCTTTTGTCCAAGTTCTTGACGGTGTTGTTGAGTTGTGTCCAGACGAAAGGGGAGACCCCGGCCTTGATCAGCGCATTTGCCCAGAAGATGACGGGAGTCCTGGCAGGTCACGCCTCGGCGGTTGTGCCAGAGGCTGACAAGTCGTTGCTCGAGGGCGATTCGGAAGAGAAGGCAGCATCAAATgacaagggcgtcgagtcCCAACGACAGAAGCCAGACACTGTGAATGACGAGTTTGACGACTCTTCGCTGGAAGCCATTCTCGACGTGCCGTTTGGCCCTGACGAGGATAATTCGGCGCTCCTTAAGTGGAACTCCAAGAGCGTCGAAgaccttgtcgacgagggtTACGCCGCAGCGCTCATCCGTCTCTTGTGGTCGGAGCACGGCAGCATCCGCCAAGAGGCCCTCACCAACATCATGAAGATGGCGGCCAAGTTCAAGGAGTCGACGTACGAAGAGAAGGACCAGATCTGGCTACTCCTCTCAGAACTGGCCGAGTCATCCCGCGTCCTTGTGACGCGCGGCCCTGTCGCCTCGCCGTTGGTCTCCTTTGCCATCAGCGCGCTCGAGGTGCTCAAGAACCCTCTGCACTGCCTCTACCCCAAGGTCAACAGCTTCCTCACGCGCGGGCCCGTGTGGCAGCACGACAAGGTGCCTCTGGCGCACGACATCCTCCACGGCGCGCCatcggacgacgacaggtACTACACCGAGGTGAGCTGGCTGCTGGCGTACCTGCTGGACGGCCTGCGGACGCCTGCGGACCTGGCTGTGTACCACCAGAAGAAGTGGTTCGAGAAAGTATTTGCGCTCGCGGGGAACCCGTACATGCGGGCGAACCTGAGGACGAGGATCCTGAGGGTGCTGTGGCGGGCGACATTTATCGAGGGCGGGAGCACGACGCTGGCGACGAGGTTCGGAATTGTGAGCTGGCTGGAGGCGCAGGAGGCGAGGTGCGATGGCGCACCGGTCGAGGACAAGGCCGAGAGGGTCGTGGCGGACGGTCGGGAGACGAGGCGGTTGTACCGCGCCCTCAGGAGGAGGGTGTGGGAGACTTGCGACCAGGAGAGGGTCGGTGAATGGAGTCGGAAGGGAATCCCCTCGGCTTTGGAGGCTtaa
- a CDS encoding Putative Dim1 family, Thioredoxin-like superfamily has product MGSIVIPHLNSGWHVDQAILSEEERLVVIRFGRDADPSCMQQDEVLYRISERVKNFAVIYVCDIDQVPDFNQMYELYDPCTIMFFFRNKHMMVDFGTGNNNKLNWVLEDKQELIDIIETVYRGAKKGRGLVVSPKDYSTRHRY; this is encoded by the exons ATGGGTTCCATCGTCATTCCCCATCTCAACAGCGGCTGGCACGTCGACCAAGCGATCCtctcggaggaggagcgcctCGTT GTCATCCGATTCGGACGCGATGCCGACCCGTCATGTATGCAACAGGACGAAGTCCTCTACCGCATCTCGGAGCGCGTCAAGAACTTCGCCGTCATCTACGTCTGCGACATCGATCAAGTCCCCGACTTCAACCAAA TGTACGAGCTTTACGACCCGTGCACAATTAtgttcttcttccgcaacaAGCATATGATGGTCGACTTTGGAACGGGTAACAACAACAAG CTCAACTGGGTCCTCGAAGACAAACAAGAACTCATAGACATCATCGAAACGGTCTACCGCGGCGCCAAGAAGGGTCGTGGTCTGGTCGTCAGTCCAAAGG ATTACTCCACCAGGCACCGATATTAG